In a single window of the Nilaparvata lugens isolate BPH chromosome 1, ASM1435652v1, whole genome shotgun sequence genome:
- the LOC111053298 gene encoding aspartate aminotransferase, cytoplasmic, with translation MSTFANVQAGSTIYTQAFALTKAFQDDKSDKKVNLSVGAYRTDDGKPWVLPVVRKAEIMLANDETLNKEYLPVLGLEDFTNASTRMLLGSASKAIAEGKVISTQTLSGTGALRVAAEFLSRQMNFNTFYYSAQTWENHGLIFMNAGFTDGRTYRYWDSEKRCIDFEGFKEDLNNAPENAVIILHGCAHNPTGSDPTHEQWKELAQIIKSRKLFPLFDCAYQGFASGNLDNDAWSVRYFADNGFELLCCQSYAKNFGLYNERVGNLVIIVSDPSVIANIKSQLLLVIRAMYSNPPSHGARIVAKVLNSPQLYEEWKTCISTMAERIIKMRKQLRERLEALKTPGTWSHITTQIGMFSFTGLTPKQVEYVVNECHVYMMGTGRISMCGINSSNIDHVAQSIHDAVVKIPN, from the exons atgtCTACTTTTGCAAATGTTCAGGCGGGTTCTACAATCTACACACAAGCGTTTGCTCTAACCAAAGCGTTCCAAGATGATAAATCTGATAAGAAAGTTAACCTAAGTGTTGGTG CTTATAGAACAGATGATGGAAAACCGTGGGTGTTGCCAGTTGTTCGAAAAGCCGAAATAATGCTGGCCAACGATGAGACTCTCAACAAAGAGTACCTACCTGTGCTGGGTCTGGAGGACTTCACAAATGCTTCTACCAGGATGCTGCTGGGCAGTGCCAGTAAAGCCATTGCCGAAGGAAAG GTAATTAGTACTCAAACTTTGAGTGGTACTGGAGCATTGAGGGTTGCTGCTGAATTTCTTTCTAGACAAATGAATTTCAACACTTTCTATTATTCTGCTCAGACCTGGG AAAACCATGGCCTCATATTTATGAACGCTGGCTTCACTGATGGAAGAACTTACAGGTACTGGGACTCTGAAAAGCGATGCATAGATTTCGAGGGCTTCAAGGAGGACTTGAACAATGCCCCTGAAAATGCAGTCATTATCCTCCACGGCTGTGCCCACAACCCAACTGGCAGTGACCCAACTCACGAGCAATGGAAAGAGTTGGCTCAAATTATCAAG AGTCGCAAATTATTCCCTCTGTTTGACTGTGCTTACCAAGGATTCGCTTCTGGCAATTTGGATAATGATGCTTGGTCAGTTCGTTACTTTGCTGATAATGGTTTTGAATTGCTGTGTTGTCAATCGTATGCGAAAAACTTTGGACTTTACA ATGAAAGGGTTGGAAACCTGGTGATTATAGTATCAGATCCTTCTGTGATTGCAAATATCAAATCTCAACTGTTGCTTGTGATCAGAGCCATGTATTCGAATCCACCCAGTCACGGGGCGCGCATTGTGGCCAAAGTGCTCAACAGTCCTCAACTCTACGAGGAATG GAAAACTTGTATTTCAACGATGGCAGAAAGGATAATCAAGATGAGGAAACAGCTGAGAGAGAGATTGGAAGCGTTGAAAACGCCTGGAACATGGAGCCACATCACAACTCAAATTGGAATGTTCTCATTCACTGGTCTTACAC CCAAACAAGTTGAGTATGTGGTGAACGAGTGCCATGTTTACATGATGGGCACCGGCAGAATCAGTATGTGCGGCATCAATTCATCCAACATCGACCATGTCGCTCAGTCAATCCATGACGCTGTCGtcaaaataccaaattaa